The following proteins are co-located in the Streptococcus downei MFe28 genome:
- a CDS encoding aminodeoxychorismate/anthranilate synthase component II, whose product MILLVDNYDSFTYNLLQYLGSFSQVQVVRNDAPNLFELAQKADALVLSPGPGWPAEAGQMEDLIKDFASQKPILGICLGHQAIAESFGGRLDLAKRVMHGKQSCLDLASPSPIFRGLENGIEVMRYHSIVVEDLSQEFQVTARSKDDQEIMAIQHRQLPIFGLQFHPESIGSPSGLKMLENFVKLVKERV is encoded by the coding sequence ATGATTTTATTAGTTGATAATTATGATTCCTTTACTTATAACCTCCTACAATATCTGGGAAGCTTTAGTCAGGTTCAGGTTGTACGAAATGATGCTCCAAATCTATTTGAACTAGCCCAGAAAGCTGATGCCCTGGTTCTCTCCCCAGGACCTGGTTGGCCAGCCGAGGCTGGCCAAATGGAGGACCTAATTAAGGATTTTGCCAGTCAAAAACCTATTTTAGGTATCTGTCTAGGCCATCAGGCCATTGCTGAAAGTTTTGGTGGCAGGCTCGATCTAGCCAAGAGAGTCATGCATGGCAAGCAGTCCTGTCTGGACTTGGCCAGCCCATCACCAATCTTTAGGGGGCTGGAAAATGGGATAGAAGTCATGCGTTACCATTCCATCGTGGTTGAAGACCTGTCCCAGGAGTTCCAGGTGACAGCTAGGTCCAAGGATGACCAAGAAATTATGGCCATCCAGCACCGTCAGCTTCCCATTTTTGGCTTGCAGTTCCATCCTGAGAGTATTGGCTCTCCCAGCGGTCTAAAGATGTTGGAGAATTTTGTTAAGTTAGTAAAGGAAAGGGTTTAG
- the trpD gene encoding anthranilate phosphoribosyltransferase: protein MKEVFNKLVARKDLTAEEMEAIFDQILQGQISESQISALLLGLKMKGETAEEIAGVVRALRSHAQTFENLPQGLMCNCGTGGDQSFTFNVSTTASFVLAAGGIPIAKAGNRSVSSKSGSADVLEALGINISAEPEKLEHALKEVSLAFIFAQSVHPAMRFIGPARQALGIPTIMNLVGPLANPVDLESQLMGIYREDLQEVAAEAMRALGRKRAIVVTGPDQMDEAALYGENTYTLLENGQLSQHRFSYKDLGLAKVSLEEIRGGDAKENAQILLSVLKNEPSPFLETTILNAGLGFYANGKVDSLQAGVDLARQLLASGQALAKLRALQEVQV from the coding sequence ATGAAAGAAGTCTTTAATAAATTAGTTGCACGTAAGGATTTAACTGCTGAGGAGATGGAAGCCATCTTTGATCAAATTTTACAGGGGCAGATCTCAGAAAGTCAGATTTCAGCCCTGCTTTTGGGCTTAAAAATGAAGGGAGAAACCGCTGAGGAGATTGCAGGTGTGGTCAGGGCCCTACGCTCTCACGCCCAGACTTTTGAGAATCTTCCCCAAGGTCTCATGTGTAACTGTGGCACAGGGGGCGATCAATCCTTTACCTTCAATGTCTCAACGACAGCCTCCTTTGTGCTAGCGGCTGGAGGCATCCCTATCGCCAAGGCTGGCAATCGTTCGGTATCGTCAAAATCAGGCTCTGCTGATGTTTTGGAAGCCCTAGGCATCAACATTTCTGCTGAACCTGAGAAGCTAGAGCATGCCCTTAAGGAGGTGAGTCTGGCCTTCATCTTTGCCCAATCGGTCCATCCAGCCATGCGTTTCATCGGCCCTGCCAGACAGGCTCTAGGAATTCCGACTATTATGAATCTGGTTGGTCCCCTAGCCAATCCTGTGGACTTGGAGAGTCAGTTGATGGGCATCTATCGGGAGGACCTGCAAGAAGTTGCGGCTGAAGCTATGAGGGCCCTAGGTCGCAAGCGGGCCATTGTTGTCACAGGTCCCGACCAAATGGATGAAGCAGCCCTTTATGGCGAGAATACCTACACCCTCTTAGAGAATGGTCAGCTGAGCCAGCATCGTTTTTCCTATAAGGATTTAGGGTTAGCCAAGGTAAGCTTAGAGGAAATCAGGGGAGGCGATGCCAAAGAAAATGCTCAAATCTTACTGAGTGTCCTAAAAAATGAACCCAGTCCTTTTCTGGAAACAACGATTCTCAACGCAGGTCTAGGTTTCTATGCTAACGGGAAGGTAGACAGTTTGCAGGCTGGTGTCGACCTAGCCCGTCAGTTATTAGCTTCGGGTCAGGCCCTAGCCAAACTAAGAGCCCTACAGGAGGTGCAAGTATGA
- a CDS encoding metallophosphoesterase — MAKRTIIVMSDSHGDRDIIQTIKDHYQGKVDAIFHNGDSELPSNDPIWEGIKVVRGNCDYDNGYPESLVTHLGDAIIAQTHGHLYGINFTWERLDLWAQSEDADICLYGHLHRASAWRNGKTVFINPGSVLQPRGEIMEKLYAKIDISETTIKVDYYRRDHQLYPSLSQEFER; from the coding sequence ATGGCAAAAAGAACAATCATAGTGATGAGCGATTCCCATGGGGATCGAGATATTATCCAAACCATTAAAGACCACTATCAAGGAAAGGTCGATGCCATTTTCCACAATGGCGACTCCGAGCTCCCTTCAAATGACCCTATTTGGGAAGGGATTAAGGTTGTCAGGGGGAACTGTGACTATGACAATGGTTACCCAGAATCCTTGGTCACTCATCTGGGTGATGCTATTATTGCCCAGACCCATGGCCATCTTTACGGTATTAATTTTACTTGGGAACGACTGGACCTTTGGGCCCAATCTGAAGATGCCGATATCTGTCTCTATGGTCATCTGCACCGGGCAAGTGCCTGGCGCAATGGTAAAACTGTTTTTATCAATCCAGGCTCGGTTCTCCAACCTCGTGGTGAAATCATGGAAAAACTCTATGCCAAGATTGACATTTCAGAAACGACTATTAAGGTGGACTACTACAGGCGTGACCACCAACTCTATCCAAGTTTAAGTCAGGAATTTGAACGATGA
- a CDS encoding pseudouridine synthase → MRINKYIAHAGLASRRKAEELIKQGLVTINGQVVTELATTVKNGDRVEVSGQPIYNEEKVYYLLNKPRGVISSVSDDKGRKTVLDLLPDVKERIYPVGRLDWDTTGVLILTNDGDFTDEMIHPRNEIDKVYLARLKGLATKENLRPLTRGVVIDGKKTGPARYKIIKVEPDKNRSLVELTIHEGRNHQVKNMFQAVGLLVDKLSRTQFGTLNLRGLQPGESRRLSKKEVSQLHNAAVTKHQ, encoded by the coding sequence ATGAGAATTAACAAATACATTGCCCATGCTGGTCTAGCCAGTCGGCGTAAAGCAGAAGAGCTGATTAAACAAGGCCTGGTGACCATCAATGGTCAAGTGGTGACTGAGTTGGCGACCACCGTAAAAAATGGTGACCGAGTCGAGGTGTCCGGTCAACCCATCTACAATGAAGAGAAGGTCTACTACCTTCTTAACAAGCCTCGGGGCGTGATTTCTAGTGTTTCTGATGACAAGGGTAGAAAGACCGTCCTTGACCTCCTGCCTGATGTTAAGGAGCGGATTTATCCGGTCGGTCGGCTGGACTGGGATACGACTGGGGTCTTGATTTTAACCAATGATGGGGACTTTACTGATGAGATGATTCATCCCCGCAATGAGATTGACAAGGTCTATCTGGCCCGTCTCAAGGGTTTGGCCACCAAGGAAAACCTGCGACCTCTGACTCGGGGTGTTGTCATTGATGGCAAGAAAACAGGCCCAGCCCGCTATAAAATTATCAAGGTTGAGCCCGATAAGAATCGCTCGCTTGTCGAGTTGACCATTCACGAGGGTCGCAACCATCAGGTCAAGAATATGTTTCAAGCCGTCGGTCTCTTGGTGGATAAGCTCTCACGCACCCAGTTTGGGACCCTCAATCTTCGTGGTCTCCAACCAGGGGAATCCCGTCGCTTGAGCAAGAAGGAAGTCAGCCAGCTCCACAATGCAGCTGTGACCAAGCACCAATGA
- the xerD gene encoding site-specific tyrosine recombinase XerD, whose translation MNQLTQSLKDFIASKDLSENSRKSYSYDLQQFARQVDGQISPSKIKLYQQSLVELKPSARKRKLSAVNQFLLYLYEEGQVDSYHRLKSHEKVRIEAKQQEILNLTSFVQADSSPGKWIALLILELGLTPSEIARIKQADLDLEFQVIRLQKSDQVRILPLPEVLLAWLRQTSSDRLKETYLFDKKGQPYSRQWFFNQLNSFLKQVGFSDLTAQKLREQYILREVQKGTSLFDLMKKLGLKSPLTLEPYYKNGY comes from the coding sequence TTGAACCAGTTGACCCAGAGTCTTAAGGACTTTATCGCCAGCAAAGATTTGTCGGAGAATTCTCGCAAATCCTATAGCTACGATTTGCAGCAGTTTGCTAGGCAGGTAGATGGCCAGATTTCTCCGAGTAAAATCAAGCTTTACCAGCAATCGCTGGTGGAGCTCAAGCCCTCAGCCCGCAAACGCAAGCTTTCTGCTGTCAATCAATTTCTCCTCTATCTTTATGAAGAGGGGCAGGTGGACAGCTATCACCGCTTGAAAAGTCATGAAAAGGTCAGGATAGAGGCCAAACAGCAAGAAATTCTGAATCTGACCTCTTTTGTGCAGGCAGACTCCAGCCCTGGCAAGTGGATTGCCCTCTTGATTTTGGAACTGGGTCTAACGCCCAGTGAGATTGCCCGGATTAAGCAGGCTGACTTGGATTTGGAATTTCAGGTGATTCGTCTGCAAAAGTCTGACCAGGTGAGGATTCTGCCTCTGCCTGAGGTGCTTTTAGCTTGGCTGAGACAGACTAGCTCTGATAGATTAAAAGAGACCTATCTCTTTGATAAGAAGGGGCAACCTTATTCTCGGCAGTGGTTTTTCAACCAACTCAATAGCTTTTTGAAGCAAGTCGGTTTTTCTGATTTGACCGCCCAGAAATTGCGAGAGCAATACATTTTAAGAGAGGTACAAAAGGGCACCTCACTCTTTGATTTAATGAAAAAATTGGGCCTCAAGAGCCCACTAACCTTGGAACCCTATTACAAGAATGGATATTAA
- the racE gene encoding glutamate racemase, which produces MDNRPIGFLDSGVGGLTVVRELMRQLPHEEIVYIGDSARAPYGPRPAQQIRDYTWQLVNFLLTKDVKMIVIACNTATAVVWEEIKEKLDIPVLGVVLPGSSAAIKSTSSGKIGVIGTPMTVKSDIYREKIVDLAPQMQVTSLACPRFAPLVESNQMTSSVAKKVVYESLAPLVGKVDTLILGCTHYPLLRGIIQNVMGPSVKLIDSGAETIRDVSVLLNYFQLNRSREVATSQHRFYTTAGVESFKEIAETWLGQDLNVEHVKL; this is translated from the coding sequence ATGGATAATAGACCAATTGGCTTTTTGGATTCTGGTGTCGGTGGTTTAACGGTTGTCCGTGAACTCATGCGACAACTTCCTCATGAGGAAATTGTTTATATTGGGGATTCGGCTAGGGCTCCTTATGGTCCTAGGCCAGCCCAGCAGATTCGCGATTACACTTGGCAGCTGGTCAATTTCCTTTTGACCAAGGATGTCAAGATGATTGTCATTGCCTGCAATACAGCGACCGCTGTAGTCTGGGAGGAAATTAAGGAGAAGCTAGATATTCCTGTGCTGGGCGTGGTTTTGCCAGGTTCTAGTGCCGCCATCAAGTCAACAAGTTCTGGCAAGATTGGTGTCATTGGGACCCCCATGACAGTTAAGTCCGACATCTATCGGGAAAAAATCGTTGATTTGGCTCCCCAGATGCAGGTAACCAGCTTGGCTTGTCCCCGCTTTGCCCCTCTGGTGGAGTCCAACCAGATGACCTCTAGTGTCGCTAAAAAGGTGGTCTATGAGAGCCTGGCTCCCCTAGTTGGCAAGGTGGATACCTTGATATTGGGCTGTACCCATTATCCCCTCTTGCGAGGGATTATTCAAAATGTCATGGGGCCATCGGTTAAGCTGATTGATAGTGGGGCTGAGACCATTCGGGATGTCTCAGTCTTGCTCAATTATTTCCAACTCAATCGTAGCCGTGAGGTTGCGACTAGCCAGCATCGTTTCTATACAACAGCTGGTGTTGAGAGTTTTAAGGAAATTGCCGAGACTTGGCTGGGTCAGGATTTAAATGTGGAGCATGTTAAGCTATGA
- a CDS encoding nucleoside-triphosphate diphosphatase — protein MTDKIYEYKDDQDWFVGKWSDFSRIYQLGGAGDFSKIEQEVASLIPEQQGLDIVIMRYSSDFRLLAFIVDVINETLGRQLDIKQHKGATILSEGQQLRLVHLPEQGLPLADFFSESSQVGFGDKILIATRNEGKTKEFRQMFEKLGLTVENLNDHPDLPEVEETGTTFEENARLKAETIAKLTGQMVLADDSGLKVDALGGLPGVWSARFAGPDADDDKNNAKLLHELAMVFDEKDRSAQFHTTLVVAAPGRQSLVVEADWPGYIGFEAKGDNGFGYDPLFLVGETGRSAAQLIAEEKNAQSHRGLAVAKLMEVFPAWQKEQS, from the coding sequence ATGACAGATAAAATTTATGAATACAAGGACGACCAAGATTGGTTTGTCGGTAAGTGGAGCGATTTTTCCCGTATCTATCAATTAGGTGGCGCAGGAGATTTCTCAAAGATTGAGCAGGAAGTCGCAAGTCTTATTCCTGAGCAGCAGGGTCTTGATATTGTAATTATGCGTTATTCTTCGGATTTTCGCTTGCTAGCCTTTATAGTGGATGTGATTAATGAGACCTTGGGGCGCCAGTTAGACATCAAGCAGCACAAGGGGGCTACCATCCTAAGTGAAGGTCAGCAACTAAGACTAGTTCACCTGCCTGAGCAGGGTCTCCCCCTGGCGGATTTCTTTTCAGAGAGCTCTCAAGTGGGCTTTGGTGATAAGATTCTTATTGCCACCCGCAATGAGGGCAAGACCAAGGAATTTCGGCAGATGTTTGAAAAATTAGGCTTGACGGTTGAAAATCTTAATGACCATCCCGACCTACCAGAAGTGGAGGAAACAGGGACGACCTTTGAAGAAAATGCTAGGCTCAAGGCTGAAACCATCGCAAAATTGACGGGGCAAATGGTCTTGGCTGATGACTCGGGCCTCAAGGTCGATGCTCTAGGCGGTTTGCCTGGAGTCTGGTCGGCTCGTTTTGCAGGCCCAGATGCGGATGATGACAAGAACAATGCCAAGCTCCTACACGAGTTGGCCATGGTTTTTGACGAAAAGGACCGCTCGGCCCAATTCCACACGACCCTAGTCGTGGCAGCTCCTGGGCGCCAGAGCCTGGTGGTTGAAGCCGATTGGCCGGGTTATATCGGATTTGAAGCCAAGGGAGACAATGGTTTCGGCTATGATCCCCTCTTTCTTGTTGGTGAGACCGGCCGAAGTGCTGCCCAATTGATAGCGGAAGAAAAGAATGCTCAGTCTCATCGAGGTCTGGCCGTTGCGAAGTTGATGGAGGTATTTCCAGCATGGCAAAAAGAACAATCATAG
- a CDS encoding segregation/condensation protein A, giving the protein MDIKLKDFEGPLDLLLHLVSKYEMDIYDVPIVEVIEQYLAYISTLQAMRLEVAGEYMVMASQLMLIKSRKLLPKVVDKTPLEEDPEQELLSQLEEYQRYKELSKELAAQHEARAQYFSKPKQELIYEDAQLSHDKTPLDLYLAFSKVMSAKQEEIKNSHTTIERDDYKIEDMMELVSSRLSGHKSVQLGEIFSEAQSMNELITIFLATLELIKVGRVRAQQTENFGQVTLTALEGEQI; this is encoded by the coding sequence ATGGATATTAAACTAAAAGATTTTGAAGGACCGCTGGACTTGCTCTTGCACCTAGTTTCTAAATACGAAATGGATATTTATGATGTGCCCATCGTTGAGGTCATCGAGCAGTATCTGGCCTATATCTCCACCCTGCAGGCCATGCGCTTAGAAGTGGCTGGCGAATATATGGTCATGGCCAGCCAGCTCATGCTGATAAAGAGTCGTAAGCTCCTGCCTAAGGTGGTGGATAAAACGCCTTTGGAAGAAGACCCAGAGCAGGAATTGCTCAGCCAGTTGGAAGAGTACCAGCGCTACAAAGAGCTCAGCAAGGAATTGGCGGCCCAGCATGAGGCCAGGGCCCAGTATTTCTCCAAGCCCAAGCAAGAGCTAATTTATGAGGATGCTCAATTGTCCCACGACAAAACGCCCCTGGACCTCTATCTGGCCTTTTCTAAGGTCATGTCAGCCAAGCAAGAAGAAATCAAAAATAGCCATACCACTATTGAGCGTGATGACTACAAGATTGAGGATATGATGGAGCTGGTCTCCTCCCGACTTTCGGGTCACAAGTCTGTCCAGCTGGGAGAAATCTTCTCGGAAGCTCAGTCCATGAATGAGCTTATCACCATCTTTTTGGCCACCCTTGAATTGATTAAGGTTGGTCGGGTCAGAGCTCAGCAAACAGAGAACTTTGGCCAAGTCACTTTGACGGCCCTAGAAGGAGAGCAGATTTAA
- the cbpB gene encoding cyclic-di-AMP-binding protein CbpB: MIAKEFEDYLQPFVPDYLTPAEELALVMSNHKAGHVMLLLTRNGYSRIPVMSTDKRYMGTISMADILAYQAKEGLSEKDLMELEIIEMLNHKIEILTDEADLTEILHKIVDFPFLPVIDGQGIFLGIITRKKVLKSINSLLHNFTQEYRIEPVDPES, encoded by the coding sequence ATGATTGCTAAAGAATTTGAAGATTACCTCCAGCCTTTTGTCCCAGACTATCTTACACCTGCTGAGGAGCTTGCTCTGGTTATGTCTAATCACAAGGCAGGGCATGTTATGCTCCTTTTGACCAGGAATGGCTATTCGAGAATACCTGTCATGTCAACAGATAAACGCTATATGGGGACGATTTCCATGGCGGATATTCTGGCCTACCAGGCTAAGGAAGGCCTGTCAGAAAAAGATTTGATGGAGCTTGAGATTATCGAGATGCTCAATCATAAGATTGAAATTTTGACAGATGAAGCAGATTTAACAGAGATTTTGCATAAGATTGTCGATTTTCCTTTTTTACCTGTGATTGATGGCCAGGGAATTTTTCTGGGTATTATCACCCGTAAGAAGGTTCTCAAATCTATCAATAGCCTACTGCACAATTTTACCCAGGAGTATAGAATTGAACCAGTTGACCCAGAGTCTTAA
- a CDS encoding YneF family protein — translation MALWLAILLIAVALMGGVLLGAYIARRQFTKEIAEYPRLTPDAIREMMSSMGQKPNEAKIQQTYRNIIKQSKAQAGKKK, via the coding sequence ATGGCACTTTGGTTAGCTATTTTATTGATTGCTGTTGCCCTGATGGGTGGAGTTCTTTTAGGGGCTTATATTGCTCGTCGGCAATTTACAAAGGAAATTGCGGAATACCCTCGTTTGACCCCTGATGCGATTCGGGAAATGATGTCTTCTATGGGGCAAAAGCCTAATGAAGCTAAGATTCAACAAACCTATCGCAATATCATCAAGCAATCAAAAGCGCAAGCAGGCAAGAAAAAATAA
- the trpE gene encoding anthranilate synthase component I, with the protein MQKILNADTLTPILAYMRVQGEHKVILESIPREKENARFSIVAYNPVFELSYQDGKLYKNQQILDGVDPLDYLSQLTTRGKEAAKSDLPFAGGAIGFVGYDMIGLYEDLGQIPQDTIGTPDMHFFIYESYLIFDHKKEKVYVVEDRIYSGRDNDKARQALGQVVKDLQTQAPNEFSPQELRPLDFQNHLEKEAFEAMVNKAKSLIRQGDMFQCVLSQRFSSDFSGDPLDYYRNLRVTNPSNYLYFYDFGDYQIIGASPESLVSVKGDRVVTNPIAGTRPRGKDEAEDQQLAQDLSTDVKETAEHRMLVDLGRNDIGRIAQTGSVLLTKYMEVEHFRYVMHLTSLVQGQLRPDLAAIDALKSTLPAGTVSGAPKIRAMQRIYELEKEKRGVYAGAIGYLSATGDMDFAIAIRTMILKNQKAYVQAGAGIVYDSLAENEFYETLNKAKAMTKIGEA; encoded by the coding sequence ATGCAAAAGATTTTAAATGCCGATACCTTGACACCAATTTTAGCCTATATGCGGGTGCAAGGTGAGCACAAGGTCATTCTGGAATCCATTCCCCGAGAAAAAGAGAATGCCCGTTTTTCAATCGTCGCCTATAACCCTGTTTTTGAATTGTCCTATCAGGATGGTAAGCTCTATAAGAATCAGCAAATTCTTGATGGAGTGGATCCCTTGGATTATCTCAGTCAATTGACCACAAGAGGTAAGGAGGCTGCTAAGTCAGACCTACCTTTTGCTGGCGGAGCTATCGGTTTTGTTGGCTATGATATGATTGGCCTCTATGAAGACCTGGGTCAAATTCCCCAAGACACCATAGGAACGCCGGATATGCACTTTTTCATCTATGAGTCCTACCTGATTTTTGACCATAAAAAAGAGAAGGTCTATGTTGTGGAAGATAGGATTTATAGTGGGCGGGATAATGATAAGGCCCGCCAGGCTCTTGGACAGGTGGTTAAGGATTTACAAACCCAAGCTCCAAATGAATTTAGCCCTCAGGAATTACGGCCTCTGGACTTTCAAAACCATCTAGAAAAAGAGGCCTTTGAGGCCATGGTGAATAAGGCTAAGAGTTTGATTCGCCAGGGAGACATGTTCCAATGTGTGCTTAGCCAACGCTTCTCAAGTGATTTTTCTGGCGACCCATTAGATTACTACCGCAATCTGCGGGTAACCAACCCTTCAAATTACCTCTATTTTTACGACTTTGGTGACTACCAAATCATCGGAGCCAGTCCTGAAAGCCTAGTCTCTGTCAAGGGAGACCGTGTGGTGACCAATCCCATAGCTGGCACAAGACCTAGAGGTAAAGATGAAGCTGAAGACCAACAATTGGCTCAAGACCTCAGCACAGATGTTAAAGAAACGGCTGAGCACCGGATGTTGGTTGACCTGGGTCGCAATGATATTGGCAGGATTGCCCAGACCGGCAGTGTTCTACTGACCAAGTATATGGAAGTTGAACATTTCCGCTATGTCATGCATCTGACCAGCCTAGTGCAAGGACAGCTTAGGCCGGATTTGGCAGCTATAGATGCCTTGAAATCAACCTTGCCAGCCGGTACCGTTTCCGGAGCTCCCAAAATTCGGGCCATGCAAAGGATTTATGAGCTAGAGAAGGAAAAGCGCGGCGTCTATGCAGGAGCTATCGGCTACCTGTCGGCGACCGGCGATATGGATTTTGCCATTGCCATTCGGACTATGATTCTCAAAAATCAAAAGGCCTATGTTCAGGCAGGGGCTGGCATTGTTTACGACAGCCTTGCAGAAAATGAATTTTATGAAACCCTTAACAAGGCCAAGGCCATGACCAAGATAGGAGAAGCTTGA
- a CDS encoding chorismate mutase, with translation MAQTLAEVRQEIDLLDQKMVRLLAERQKLVEAAGRLKPRQDAAAVAAPDRVAQIIRERRNQAAEVNLSPDLAEAVWRSMIEAFILLESKVNEQGES, from the coding sequence ATGGCACAAACATTAGCTGAAGTTCGCCAGGAAATAGACCTTTTAGACCAGAAGATGGTTAGATTATTAGCCGAGCGTCAAAAATTGGTTGAGGCGGCAGGCCGTTTAAAACCTCGTCAGGATGCTGCAGCGGTTGCTGCGCCTGATCGTGTTGCTCAGATAATCCGTGAACGTCGCAATCAAGCAGCGGAAGTGAACTTATCGCCAGACCTTGCTGAAGCTGTATGGCGGTCAATGATAGAGGCTTTTATTCTATTAGAGAGCAAAGTTAACGAACAAGGTGAGTCTTGA
- the scpB gene encoding SMC-Scp complex subunit ScpB — translation MSYLAQIEALLFVAGEDGLSQRNLASLLDISVTAVAQQLEKLAEKYSSDQDCALSLLESSNTYKIVTKEGHAELLRQYAKAPINQSLSRASLEVLSIVAYKQPITRVEVDSIRGVNSSGAISKLQAFSLIQEVGKKEVIGRPNLYATTDYFLDYMGINSLDELVDASSIELVDQEMTLFSEDDI, via the coding sequence ATGTCTTACTTAGCCCAAATTGAAGCCCTGCTCTTCGTGGCAGGAGAAGATGGCCTCAGCCAGCGCAATCTGGCTAGTCTTCTGGATATTTCCGTCACAGCTGTCGCTCAGCAGTTGGAAAAGCTGGCAGAGAAATACAGCTCGGATCAAGACTGTGCCCTCAGCCTCCTAGAGTCTTCCAATACCTACAAGATTGTGACCAAGGAGGGACATGCTGAGCTCCTGCGCCAGTATGCCAAGGCTCCTATCAATCAGAGCCTGTCGCGGGCCAGTTTGGAAGTTCTCTCCATCGTGGCCTACAAGCAGCCCATTACTCGGGTCGAGGTTGATAGCATCCGCGGGGTTAATTCCAGCGGAGCTATTTCCAAGTTGCAGGCCTTTAGCCTCATCCAGGAAGTCGGCAAGAAGGAAGTCATCGGCCGGCCCAACCTCTATGCGACCACCGATTATTTCTTGGACTATATGGGTATCAATAGCCTAGATGAGCTGGTGGATGCCTCAAGCATTGAGCTGGTTGACCAAGAAATGACCCTCTTTAGTGAGGATGATATTTAA
- the yidD gene encoding membrane protein insertion efficiency factor YidD → MKKLLIAPVRLYQKLISPLTPASCRYQPSCSNYMIQAIEKHGLAGVLMGIARILRCHPFAQGGTDPVPDYFSLKQNHEPKSK, encoded by the coding sequence ATGAAAAAGCTCCTGATTGCCCCAGTCCGGCTCTACCAGAAATTGATTTCACCTTTGACGCCAGCATCCTGTCGTTACCAGCCAAGCTGTTCTAATTATATGATCCAGGCCATCGAAAAGCACGGCCTAGCAGGAGTTCTGATGGGAATAGCTCGCATCCTACGCTGTCACCCCTTCGCCCAAGGCGGTACCGACCCCGTCCCCGACTATTTTTCTTTAAAGCAAAACCACGAACCCAAGTCGAAGTAG